The sequence TTAAGAAAAGTATCGACACCCACAAGCCGGAACGGATTATTTTTCTGACGTCCCACGCCCCCCTGGCCTTGGTCGGGTCGATCCTGAAAGGTCGTGAACCGAAACAGACCATGTTTTAAATCATAGCAGTATAGGCCAATACGAATTTGCAGCTAACCGTTGGAAGACTTAAGAAAGATCGTAATGAAGCTTCAAGGCCCGGTCTATTTTAGCCAGAATATCTATCGGGAGATGTCCCAGTTTTTTAAAAAGCCGAATCTTGTCAACGGCCCGGGACTGGTTGACGAGAATTTTTGACCGGACCTTTATACCGCCGACACCGGCGGGGATTTCCACCTCAAAAGAAAAGATCCGGGATA comes from Deltaproteobacteria bacterium and encodes:
- a CDS encoding type II toxin-antitoxin system PemK/MazF family toxin, whose protein sequence is MTGSIKRGNIFLVNFDPTVGAEVRKIRPAVVVSNDINNTHSPIISIAPISSSVSRIFSFEVEIPAGVGGIKVRSKILVNQSRAVDKIRLFKKLGHLPIDILAKIDRALKLHYDLS